The nucleotide sequence TCATGCAGTATCAGAGTTTCTCCTGGTTTAGATGACCGTGCAGCGATGACTGGTGTCTGGACTGACGCTGGAGCCGCCGTCGGTTTTTACCGTGGTTTTAGACGAGCTGATCTGCGAGCGTAACTCTTTGCGATGGCAGAGCCGATCTCTGTAGTTCTGGGCGAAAAGCAGTAGCATAAGCGGGTTGATGCAGCTGTGAGAGTAGCTCAGGCAGATGCTGATGTTGTATGCGTACACAAATGCACTGGTGGGATGCTGGATACTCAGATTGATCATTTGGATGACGTGATATGGAGACCAGCAGACTAAAAACAACGCGATCACCATCAGAACCGTTTTGGTGGCACGTTTGGCCCAAACCGACTGCTTGCGTTTGACCCGACGGATGGAGCGGAACACATGGTACAGAGTCAGAGTGTAAAACGTGCAGATTATGATGAGCGGGATCATGAATCCCAGCATGGACTGGTAGAGCGTGTACCAATACATATCCTGAGGCCCTTCCAGGTCGATCATACAGATGTCCATGCTCTTCTTGGAGGTCACCTTGGCGTAAATCATGACCGGGATGCTCAGGAGGAAACTGCCCACCCATACCATgatattaatgatgatggtccactGGATGGTTCTCTTTTCGGATGTAGGATGGACGATTGCAATGTATCtggaagaaaaaacattaaaaataattatatagtgTGTTATAGCAAAGATTATAGGATTCACAAGACGAGTCACTTTTATAGGTGGGAATGGGGATAAGTGTATGGGGAagaaagccccgccttctagtacaggagccaatcagtgatcactACAGACTGAGGATTCTCCAGCTGGAACAGACGTGAGAttgaaacatttagaaatgaaattaAAGAGACAGCGGTTGTTTAAATTTATTGGTGATTCCTTTATTCGAAAAGTAACCGTAAGCTTGACAAGCAGTTTTGGAGGATTTGATGTTTCCCGattcaaacagaatgccagaGAGGCATTACAAAGATGGCCATTGAGTGGAATGACCTGCCTtaaagcatacctgtcaaccctcccgtttttcccgggattctcccgtattttactgttctatcccgctatcatcacTTAAAAGcttgcaaaaacggaaatgcttgtagtttctgccaactcgactctacaccataacttttcaatccagatggatggggcaaccattactgcatccaaaatggtgaaaagccttggagtaacgattgatgaccaactaaacttctctgaccacatttctagaactgctcgatcgtgcagattcacactctataacatcagaaagatccgacccttcttatctgaacatgcagctcaactccttgttcaagctcttgttctctccaaactggattactgcaactctctactagctgggcttccagctaactctatcaagcctcttcaactgctccagaacgcagcaccacgagtggtcttcaatgaacctaaacgagcacatgtcactccgctgctagtccgtttgcactggctgccagttgctgctcgcatcaaactcaaagctctgatgtttgcctacaaagcgacttctggctttgctccttcttatctgctctcacttctgcagatctatgtgccctccagaaacttgcgttctgtgaatgaacgtcgcctcgtggttccatcccaaagagggaagaaatcactttcgcgaacgctcacgctcaatctgcccagttggtggaatgaactccctaactgcatcagaacagcagagtcactcgctactttcaagaaacgactaaaaacccaactatttagtctccactacacttcctaatctgcaattgcctctctgaatatcacactaactgtaccaaaaaaaaaaaaatactattactactaatacttcccttcttagactttacagacctgaaacttgcctatagcacttattcattgttgctcttagttgtgaaaattgcttccttgtcctcatttgcaagtcgctttggataaaagcgtctgctaaatgactaaatgtaaatgtaaatgtaaaaagtattttcccgtatttccagcctttctctgaacagccgagcctccctatacgcaacccataccgccgaaccaccaggggtcgccccttgctctaaaacttgagtcttctgtgctttcgctttgtttaggaaagaaaacacttataaataaatattaaaaatggcgggattccctttccttttgatTAAATCCCTTTTTATGTTGGGCagatcccttattttcacataccaatgttgacaggtatgccttaaagggactttggttatACTTTGTGGCTGCTTGATTTTGATTGGATGATGATAATTATATGGAGTgctgttattttaatataaacacACAGTTAAAATAGTTCCCGGCTGTTTTTGAGCATTACAGTTCATTATTACATGGAGGTCTGgcatacttgattctgattggatgATGATCATTATATGGTgggatgttatttatttattcattcattttcttttcggcttagtccctttattaatctgaggtcgccacaatggaatgaactgccaacttatccagcatatg is from Danio rerio strain Tuebingen ecotype United States chromosome 14, GRCz12tu, whole genome shotgun sequence and encodes:
- the mchr2b gene encoding melanin concentrating hormone receptor 2b (The RefSeq protein has 2 substitutions compared to this genomic sequence), coding for MNASDIFCDSDFANSTNISCVNRTVPSYSIIDIASFMHIFPTIYGVLCSVGVLANSLVIYAVASCKKKMVSDIYVLNLAIADLLFLLVMPFNIHQLVRDRQWVFGHFMCKAVVVVDVSNQFTTVGIVTVLCIDRYIAIVHPTSEKRTIQWTIIINIMVWVGSFLLSIPVMIYAKVTSKKSMDICMIDLGGPQDMYWYTLYQSMLGFMIPLIIICTFYTLTLYHVFRSIRRVKRKQSVWAKRATKTVLMVIALFLVCWSPYHVIQMINLSIQHPTSAFVYAYNISICLSYSHSCINPLMLLLFAQNYRDRLCHRKELRSQISSSKTTVKTDGGSSVSPDTSHRCTVI